The genomic window CGATCAAACGATATTGTAGAAATCCGCGCCATTTAACAAGGTAATACTTTAGAACAGAAAAATTCTGGCTTCACTTTAAAACTTTTTAACGTTTAGTTTAACAAAATGTCGAGCAGTTATATTTACTCGCCATAGAGATACAGAAAAATCCGGTTAATTGAGGACTAATTTCTCACTGTCGGCGGGCAGTTTTAATCAGGCGAAGGAAGTATCTAACATTTTCCAGTCATTGTACGCCTTCAAATTTTACTAACTACACCTTTCAAAATATCTCTTAAATGCGATCGCCTAGAAATTAGCGGTATTGACACCAAATCTATCATTTTTGACAAAGGTACTATACCGTTAAAAAATATTTAAGCGACTGTTATGAGTGCTAAACAATTCGATAATCTCTGCAAATACCTCTCCGAAAAATATCCTAACAGCTTTGCTTCTTGGCTATTAGGCAAGCCTGTTACAGTGGGAGAAGTGATTAAAAGCGAACTAAGCATTGAACCAATCCGCGCAGATTCTGTAACTTTTCTGCGTACCCAAGAAAGAATTTTACATCTAGAGTTTCAAGTAGAAGTCGATACCAACCCCCCGCTACCGCTACGAATGTTGGATTATTGGGTAAGATTGCATCGTCGTTACCGACAACCAGTGACGCAAATCGTAATTTTGCTCAAAAAGCCTGCAAAAGCAACAGTTATTGCAACAGAGTTTCATTTAGAAAACACTAGACACAGCTATCAGGTTGTGAAAATGTGGGAGCAAGATCCAGCGATTTTCCTTGCAGATATAGCACTTCTGCCTTTAGCTACCTTAGCAGCTACCCAAGAGCCAGAGAAGTTATTAACCCAGATTTCGCAGCAAATTAGTAACATAGAATCATCAGAGCAACGACAAGATGTAGCTATCTGCACTCAGTTACTAGCAGGCTTGAAGTTTAAGAAAACATTAATTAGTCAATTCTTCAGAGAGGAAATTATGCAGGAATCAGTAATTTATCAAGATATTCTTCAAAAAGGATTACAGCAAGGGGAAATTGCGGTTGTTGTACGTCAACTTACGCGCCAAATTGGTACTATTCCCGATTCAGTTCGATCGCAAATTCTAGTTTTACCAGTTCCTCAGTTAGAAAATTTAGCAGAAGCTTTGTTAGATTTTACTAATCTCTCAGACTTAGAAACCTGGTTAGAAGCAAATCCTAACAGTTAAATGCGATCGCGCATGGTGTTTTCTATCTCTTTTTTGGGAATCCTAATGTATAGCAATTATTTGAATATATATTTAGGACAACATGACTCAAGGTGGAAGAGCAAATTCTTCGGGAAATGTGTTGGAGACAACTATTGAAGGAACATTGATAGGACATGGATATAGCGCAATAGGTTGTAATGTACCGAAAAAGCAGCGTTTGGGATTTCTTTTAAGCCCTAGTAATAACTTCCAAAAAAGATACGCTAGACAGGTATATATAGGGCAGGGTATTTATGACACAGATATTTATGTAGATTTTTACGTTATTGGTTCTTCAATCAGTTCTGGTTTAATCATTGAGTGTAAATGGCAGCAATCTGGTGGTTCAGTAGACGAAAAGCTACCCTACCTTAACTTAAATATTCAGTATTGCTATCCAGTACCAGCTATCGTTTTAATTGATGGGGGTGGAATGAAACCAAAAGCCGTAACTTGGTTATCTACGCAAACTGTTTTAAATCAAAATTTATTAGCAGTCCATAATCTAACTTCTTTCATTAAATGGTCTAATAATAACTTTTAATAGGAAGTAATCAATAGTTCTGTAATTTTACCTCTTTTTTCTGCCTTAGAATTAATAGCTCTTGCTGCCGAAATTTCATAAATATTGAAGTCAGCATAAAGCTCTCGAACCAAAGCACAATCAGAGTTAGACAACATAACTTTTACTCCTCGACTAGCAAGTTTAGCAAAAGTATCTCTGAGCTTAATTTGTTCAGTTTCCTTGAAAATATAGCGGCTGTAAGTTGTAAAATTGCTAGTAGAACTTAGAGGATAATAAGGCGGATCAAAATAGACAAAATCCTGCTCGTTTTTAGCTTTAATATCACTATACGGTTTTAACGAAACTTCGGCAGATTGAAGCGCTAAAGAGACAGAACGAAGTAAATCGGAATTGCAAATTGTGGGATTTTTATACTTACCCATTGGTACGTTAAATCGCCCTTGAGAATTTTCTCTATATAGCCCGTTAAAGCAAGTTTTGTTTAAATAGATAAATCGTGCGGCTCTTTCAATATCTGAACCTTGGAAATGCGATCGCATTCTATAATAATAATCTTTATCATGTTGCTCTTGATGCGTATTTAATAGCTCAATTAACGGCTCAACGTTATTTTTAATACAACAATAAGTATTAATTAATTCAGGATTAATATCGGAAATAACTTTATTAGCATCGGGTTTGACATTGCAGAAGTAAAAAAATACTGCTCCACCACCCAAAAAAGGCTCGTAGTAATTAGTAAAACTCTGGGGAAAATGAGGAATATATTGTTCAATTAATTTACTTTTACCTCCCGCCCATTTTAAAAAAGGACGATAATAGGGAGAACTTAATTGTAACATTTAAGCTGAATAAAAAGATGTTTTAAAAGTTTATCTGTTGGTATCAAATAATTCATACTTCCTTTAAAAACAGGTAATAATCCATATTTTCCCCCCTTTTTAAGGGGGGTTAGGGGGGATCTAACGGCGGGAAATGTACAGACCATACCTTAATCAACGACTAAAACTCTTTGTTCTTTATACTAGGTGCGGTTTGCTCGCAAAGTAAACAACTCTACTAATATAGTAAAATATTGAAAAAACCTATAAAAATATATGTTTGATGGATTTTGGGACAATGTGTCGCGTTACCCCCGCTACTTAGTAACAATTATATTGGGCATAGCGATAAATGCTTTTGCACCTCTAGCGCCTTTATTTAAAAACCCCTTCAGTGCGATCGCTCTTATTAGCTTACTGTTTGGCGTACTTGTTTTTACTGTCTTTACCCTCCGCGCCATGCTGGGTTTAAGTACGGTATAGACTAGATTTGATAACCACACATCGAGAGTTAAAACAACTATGGCTACAAACCGTCGCGTTTCTCGCGTTGCCGAATTAATTAAACGCGAGGTTAGCCAAATGCTTATCCACGATATCAAAGATGACCGTGTAGGCGCAGGACTCGTTAGTGTAACCGATGTCGTAGTATCGGGGGATCTGCAACACGCCAAAATTTTTGTTAGCGTCTATGGCAGTGAGGAAGCAAAAATCGAAACAATGGCAGGATTAAAATCTGCTACGGGTTATGTGCGAACCGAATTAGGGCAAAGAGTACGCTTGCGTAGGACTCCAGAAGTCATATTTCAAGAAGATCCTTCTATAGAAAGGGGAACTAAAGTGTTGTCGTTACTTAACCAACTAAACCACGATCGCCCCGCCGATGAAAATTTAGATGTAGATGATTATGAAGACGAATACTTAGACGACGAAGAAAAATAAGTTTTGCAGTAAAATACCTGAGTTTGAATATTTAGGTACGTTCCGATTATGACTGCATCCTTGCCGGATATAGACACGCTCACTCTAGCGCAGCAAGTCGCCCAAATGGTTGTAGTCCGTACCTGCGGCTATTTGTTCGATCATCAAATACCTTATCCAGACTGGGAAGCAAACACCGCCACCATGCAACACTTAGTAAAATTAGGAGTTGGTGGCGTAATCTTTCTTGGGGGAAGTGCGGCGGAATTAGCTTTAAGAACCCAACAAATGCAAAATTGGGCAAAAATTCCTTTATTAATTGCGGCGGATATAGAAGAAGGTGTTGGGCAAAGATTCCCCGGTGCTACTTGGTTTGCTCCACCAATGGCGATTAGTCAAATTGCCCGTACTAATCCCCAACTTGCAGCGCAATACGCCGAAAAAATGGGCGCTATTACCGCCGCCGAAGCCTTGGCAATTGGCATCAATTGGATACTTGCGCCAGTAGTTGATGTCAATAACAATCCCGATAACCCAGTTATTAATGTCCGCGCTTTTGGGGAAACTCCTTCTGTTGTTAGCCCTTTAGCCAATGCTTTTATTAAAGGCGCGAAGGCTTACCCGGTACTTACCACCGCGAAACATTTTCCCGGACATGGCGATACTACTACAGATTCTCATGTCGATTTGCCCGTTATTTCTCATGCACCCGATCGCCTAGCAGAAATTGAATTAGCGCCCTTTGTAAGCGCGATCGCATCGGGTGTAGCTGCCGTTATGAGCGCCCACCTACTTATAGAGTGTTGGGACGCAGAACACCCAGCAACCTTGTCTA from Synechocystis sp. PCC 7509 includes these protein-coding regions:
- a CDS encoding DUF4351 domain-containing protein; amino-acid sequence: MSAKQFDNLCKYLSEKYPNSFASWLLGKPVTVGEVIKSELSIEPIRADSVTFLRTQERILHLEFQVEVDTNPPLPLRMLDYWVRLHRRYRQPVTQIVILLKKPAKATVIATEFHLENTRHSYQVVKMWEQDPAIFLADIALLPLATLAATQEPEKLLTQISQQISNIESSEQRQDVAICTQLLAGLKFKKTLISQFFREEIMQESVIYQDILQKGLQQGEIAVVVRQLTRQIGTIPDSVRSQILVLPVPQLENLAEALLDFTNLSDLETWLEANPNS
- a CDS encoding PD-(D/E)XK nuclease superfamily protein, which produces MTQGGRANSSGNVLETTIEGTLIGHGYSAIGCNVPKKQRLGFLLSPSNNFQKRYARQVYIGQGIYDTDIYVDFYVIGSSISSGLIIECKWQQSGGSVDEKLPYLNLNIQYCYPVPAIVLIDGGGMKPKAVTWLSTQTVLNQNLLAVHNLTSFIKWSNNNF
- a CDS encoding DNA adenine methylase; amino-acid sequence: MLQLSSPYYRPFLKWAGGKSKLIEQYIPHFPQSFTNYYEPFLGGGAVFFYFCNVKPDANKVISDINPELINTYCCIKNNVEPLIELLNTHQEQHDKDYYYRMRSHFQGSDIERAARFIYLNKTCFNGLYRENSQGRFNVPMGKYKNPTICNSDLLRSVSLALQSAEVSLKPYSDIKAKNEQDFVYFDPPYYPLSSTSNFTTYSRYIFKETEQIKLRDTFAKLASRGVKVMLSNSDCALVRELYADFNIYEISAARAINSKAEKRGKITELLITSY
- a CDS encoding DUF751 family protein; the encoded protein is MFDGFWDNVSRYPRYLVTIILGIAINAFAPLAPLFKNPFSAIALISLLFGVLVFTVFTLRAMLGLSTV
- the rbfA gene encoding 30S ribosome-binding factor RbfA — its product is MATNRRVSRVAELIKREVSQMLIHDIKDDRVGAGLVSVTDVVVSGDLQHAKIFVSVYGSEEAKIETMAGLKSATGYVRTELGQRVRLRRTPEVIFQEDPSIERGTKVLSLLNQLNHDRPADENLDVDDYEDEYLDDEEK